AGCTGGTGGGCACGATGTGTCCGTCTTATATGGCAACGCTGGAAGAAGAGCATTCGACGCGGGGGCGGGCAAACGCGCTTCGAGCGGCGATTTCGGGCCGGTGGGAAGGTGGGCTTACGGATCATCGCATCAACGATGTGCTCGCGCTTTGTCTGGAATGTAAGGCATGCAAAGCCGAGTGCCCATCCAATGTGGATATGGCGAAAATTAAGTATGAATTTAAGGCGCATTATTACGCCAAGCACGGGCGCCCATTGCGGTCTATTTTATTTGGCAATGTGGAATTGATGGGCAAACTCGGATGCCTCGTTGCGCCCCTTGCCAATCGTTTGTCCAGTATGGGTATTTCAAAGTGGATGATGAAACGTCTTGGAATCGCGCCTGCGCGGTCACTGCCGCCATTTGCGCGTCAGACATTTACACACTGGTTCGCCAGTCGCAACGCGTCTCCAAAAAATAAACGCGTCGTGTTTTTTGCCGATACGTATATGACCTACAATTATCCCGAAATTGGCAAGGCAGCCACGGCTTTGTTTGAAGCAGCCGGTTATGAGGTGATTTTGGCCGTAAAGCGATGTTGTGGCCGTCCGATGCTTTCGAGCGGCTATATCGACCGCGTAAAAGAAAACGCCCTGTTTAATATTGAAAATCTCTATCAATATACCGAACAGGGGTATCCCATTGTGGGATTTGAACCGTCGTGTGTTTCAATGTTCACGGATGAATACGGCGATTTAATTGACGATCCGCGCGCGCGTGCCGTGGCCGCCAATATTTATACTTTTGAAGCATTTGTGCAGGCGTTTTCCGAACGGGGCGAATTTTCCGTGCCATTTACCGATTTGAAAAAAGATATCTTGCTCCACGGCCACTGCCATCAGAAGGCCCTGTGGGGGATGGGGCCATCTGAAGCCGCCTTGGGATTGCCCGAGGGCTTTCGCGTGACGCCTATTCAATCGGGTTGTTGTGGTATGGCGGGGTCCTTTGGATATGAAGCCGAGCACTATGACGTGTCGCTCAAAGTGGGCGAGTCACGGCTGCTTCAGGTGGTTCGCGATGCAGATGACACAACTGAAATTGCCGCAGCGGGTTTGTCGTGTAGGCAGCAGATTGCACACGCCACAGGGCGCACCGCCCGTCATCCCGTCGAGGTATTGGCAGATGCCCTGGATAGGGAAAATGGGCAATATTAAGCGCATTCGCGTGACAATCAGAGGACGGGTTCAGGGCGTTGGGTACCGCTATTTCACACAGCGAGAAGGCGGGCGTTTTGGACTCGTCGGATGGGTAAAAAATTTACCCAATGGTAATGTTGAGGCTGAAGCAGAAGGGGATGAAGCTCACGTTGATGCATTTTTAAAAGCGATAAGACGCGGACCTCCAGCATCTCTCGTCCTGGATTTTCAGATCAATGAGATACCTGCGAACCACAGAGATATTGCGTTTGATATAAGGTTTTTTTAGTAAATTTTAAGGGAGAAAATAGTGGACTTAAAAGAATTTATTCGCGAGGTGCCGGACTTTCCCAAAGCGGGTATCTTGTTCAAAGATATTACGACTCTGATTGCCGATGCGGACGCTCTTCGCGCGACGATAGAACAACTTGCACACCCCTATCGCAATGGGGCTGTTGATCTCGTTGTGGGGATCGAGTCGCGTGGATTTATTTTTGGGACTGCACTCGCGCGAGAACTCGGCGTGGGCTTTGTACCGATCCGCAAACCCGGCAAGCTGCCATCAGAAGCGATTTCCGCGGAATACGAATTGGAATACGGAACAGATAGGATTGAGATCCACACAGACGCAATCGCCAAAGGACAAAAGGTCGCACTCGTGGATGATTTGCTGGCAACCGGTGGCACAATGGCTGCAGCGTGCCAGCTCGTATCCGAACTCAAAGGGGAAATCGTCGGTATCTCTTTTGTTATTGAATTGGACTATTTAAACGGACGAGAAAAACTTGGGGATTGGCCCATTCACACGCTGATTCATTATTAACAGTATCAATAATGTGCCCCTGTAGCTCAGAGGATAGAGTAGCGGATTCCTAATCCGTTGGTCGCAGGTTCGATTCCTGCCAGGGGCACTTTTTTAAAAATAAATTCCATTAACGCAGCCGAGGATTGACTGATGAAATGCGTTCTGACCTTCAATCGTGGGCAGAAGAAATGGATGTGGAAGAATGATGGAATCAAATTTTCGTGGCAAGATAGGCATCTCCTACAAGGATTCGGAACCAGATTGGCTTTCCCCCCCATCGTCAGACGGTGCCCCAAACGTCCTTGTGATTCTTCTGGATGACACCGGATTTGGCAACCTCGGTTGTTATGGTTCGACCATTGAAACGCCAAACATGGACGCGCTCTCAGAAAATGGACTGCGGTACAATAACTTCCATGTTACGCCCCTGTGTTCTCCGACCCGAGCGTCGCTGTTGACAGGTCGTAACCACCATGCTGTTGGTATGTCGACCATTGTCGATGGTGGTGATGCTGGATTTCCCAACCGACGGAGTCGCGTTAGTCGGCACGCAGCTACCCTGGCAGAAATGCTGAGTGAAGAAGGGTTCGCCACCTTTGCTCTGGGCAAATGGCATCTCAACCCCAGTACACAAAACTCAGCAGGTGGATCTCGCGAAGAATGGCCATTACAGCGCGGGTTCGATCGCTTCTACGGATTCTTACCCGGTGCAACCGATCAGTTTTATCCAGAACTGACCTATGACAACCACCCTGTATCGCCCCCAAAAACGCCTGAAGAAGGTTATCACCTCACAGAGGATCTGGTAGATCACGCCATCGAGTTTGTCAATGACCTCAAGGCCATGCGTCCCGAAACACCGTTCTTCATGTATTTTGCGCCAGGGGCTATGCATAACCCACATCAAGCGCCGAAGGAATACATCGAAAAATACCGCGGTCGTTTTGACGAAGGGTGGGACGTTATCCGTGAGCGCTATTTTCAAAAGCAAACCGAACTTGGGATTATTCCCGACGGTACTCGCCTGCCACCCAGGAATCCCGGAGTACAACCGTGGGAAACACTGAGCCAGAATGAAAAGAATTTCGTGTGCCGGCTGCAGGAAACATGGGCAGGTTTCCTTGAGCATACGGATGCACAAATCGGACGACTGATCGAACATCTGCGCGCCATTGACCAGTTGGACAACACACTCCTGATC
The sequence above is a segment of the Gemmatimonadota bacterium genome. Coding sequences within it:
- a CDS encoding sulfatase-like hydrolase/transferase — protein: MMESNFRGKIGISYKDSEPDWLSPPSSDGAPNVLVILLDDTGFGNLGCYGSTIETPNMDALSENGLRYNNFHVTPLCSPTRASLLTGRNHHAVGMSTIVDGGDAGFPNRRSRVSRHAATLAEMLSEEGFATFALGKWHLNPSTQNSAGGSREEWPLQRGFDRFYGFLPGATDQFYPELTYDNHPVSPPKTPEEGYHLTEDLVDHAIEFVNDLKAMRPETPFFMYFAPGAMHNPHQAPKEYIEKYRGRFDEGWDVIRERYFQKQTELGIIPDGTRLPPRNPGVQPWETLSQNEKNFVCRLQETWAGFLEHTDAQIGRLIEHLRAIDQLDNTLLILTADNGTSQNGGPYGVMNIGPSPLRNATNDGQTVGGKTGRALPEEDFDAIQEKLDDIGSPHSYTDIPW
- a CDS encoding adenine phosphoribosyltransferase, with product MDLKEFIREVPDFPKAGILFKDITTLIADADALRATIEQLAHPYRNGAVDLVVGIESRGFIFGTALARELGVGFVPIRKPGKLPSEAISAEYELEYGTDRIEIHTDAIAKGQKVALVDDLLATGGTMAAACQLVSELKGEIVGISFVIELDYLNGREKLGDWPIHTLIHY
- a CDS encoding acylphosphatase, which translates into the protein MGNIKRIRVTIRGRVQGVGYRYFTQREGGRFGLVGWVKNLPNGNVEAEAEGDEAHVDAFLKAIRRGPPASLVLDFQINEIPANHRDIAFDIRFF